The Deltaproteobacteria bacterium genome window below encodes:
- a CDS encoding FAD-dependent oxidoreductase encodes MKLFEPCKIGTIELKNRLVLAPMSNNMTDNGFVTEEAIHFYKARAEGGVGLITVEDGIVDYPLANNVKSPVAISDDKYIPMLKKLNDTIHQYDVKTVMQLAHAGRRAGRVAKSGCLEVTRGKIPVAPSALAHPVSGYVVPHELSRDEIREIIEQFGQGARRAVKAGFDFIALHCAHMYLCGEFLSPWANKRKDEYGRGLKGRLRFVLEVIERIRAEAGEDHPIIVRINGQEPRGGNSLADIRRIAQALEKAGVDAIHVSVGFAATIKDPEFIPSIPSMRFPDGPIIHLAKNVKDGVSIPVIAVNKIRDARFAEQILQEGKADLIAMGRTLVADPEFPKKSKEGRYDDVRPCISCCQGCINRVLADLPMKCTVNPLVGREGEKIIEPADPPRKVMIVGGGPAGLETALISAQRGNTVVLYEQSGSLGGQMKDAALLPFKKEIKKFTDYLIRQVTKAGVAITLNTVVTNEIIKKVRPDILIMAVGAQPIIPEIPGVNNGNVVKAQDVLRETVDVGNRVLIIGGGELGLETGEFLGLKGKKVTIVEMTSTVGATMPSQTRMPLMFNLENHKVKILTLATPVSINDKGVVIEQLGKKKLIPADTVVIAAGYRPPDRSDIQSLTKDAASVIIMLGNCGSVGDIMNAVENGFNFAASI; translated from the coding sequence ATGAAATTATTCGAGCCATGTAAAATAGGCACTATTGAGTTAAAGAATCGATTGGTCCTGGCGCCTATGTCAAACAATATGACGGATAACGGGTTCGTTACTGAAGAGGCGATACACTTTTACAAGGCACGTGCGGAGGGAGGAGTGGGACTCATCACCGTTGAGGATGGCATTGTTGATTATCCTCTTGCAAACAATGTCAAATCCCCCGTGGCCATCAGTGATGATAAATACATTCCCATGTTGAAAAAGCTGAATGATACGATACATCAATACGATGTAAAGACAGTCATGCAGTTGGCTCATGCCGGCAGACGGGCGGGTCGGGTAGCCAAATCAGGGTGCCTGGAAGTGACGAGGGGGAAAATCCCTGTCGCTCCGTCTGCGCTGGCGCACCCCGTTTCCGGGTATGTGGTGCCTCATGAATTGTCCAGAGATGAGATACGGGAGATAATTGAACAGTTCGGACAGGGAGCGAGAAGAGCGGTAAAAGCCGGTTTTGATTTTATTGCACTCCATTGTGCCCATATGTACCTCTGTGGGGAATTTCTATCGCCATGGGCGAATAAGAGGAAGGATGAGTATGGAAGAGGATTGAAGGGACGGCTCAGATTCGTATTGGAGGTGATTGAGCGGATACGGGCTGAAGCCGGGGAAGATCATCCCATTATTGTGAGAATCAATGGACAGGAACCCAGAGGAGGCAACAGCCTGGCAGATATACGCAGGATTGCGCAGGCGCTGGAAAAGGCAGGTGTTGACGCAATCCATGTGTCGGTCGGGTTTGCCGCCACGATCAAAGACCCGGAGTTTATTCCTTCCATCCCCTCGATGCGTTTTCCCGACGGGCCAATAATTCATCTCGCGAAGAATGTGAAAGATGGCGTTTCCATTCCGGTCATTGCAGTGAATAAAATACGAGACGCCAGGTTTGCGGAACAGATACTGCAGGAGGGGAAGGCTGATCTGATAGCGATGGGCAGAACGCTGGTTGCTGATCCTGAATTCCCCAAAAAATCGAAAGAGGGACGGTACGATGATGTGCGACCCTGTATATCCTGCTGTCAGGGTTGTATCAACAGAGTATTAGCCGATCTTCCCATGAAATGTACCGTGAATCCCCTGGTCGGGAGAGAAGGGGAAAAGATCATTGAGCCTGCCGACCCCCCCAGGAAGGTAATGATCGTCGGCGGTGGACCGGCCGGTCTTGAAACAGCCCTTATCAGTGCGCAAAGAGGGAATACTGTGGTGCTGTATGAACAAAGTGGGAGCCTGGGAGGACAGATGAAGGATGCGGCGCTCCTGCCGTTTAAAAAGGAAATCAAGAAATTCACGGATTACCTGATCAGACAGGTTACCAAAGCTGGAGTCGCGATTACATTAAACACGGTCGTCACGAATGAAATCATCAAAAAGGTAAGACCGGACATTTTAATAATGGCGGTTGGCGCCCAGCCGATCATTCCGGAGATACCGGGTGTGAATAACGGGAACGTGGTAAAGGCGCAGGATGTGCTGAGAGAAACCGTCGATGTGGGGAACCGTGTACTGATAATCGGTGGTGGCGAATTAGGCCTGGAGACGGGCGAATTCCTTGGTCTCAAAGGCAAGAAGGTCACAATCGTCGAAATGACGAGTACGGTGGGAGCCACTATGCCTTCACAGACAAGGATGCCTCTTATGTTCAATCTTGAAAATCACAAAGTGAAAATCCTGACGCTGGCAACCCCTGTGAGCATAAATGACAAGGGCGTGGTGATAGAACAGTTGGGGAAAAAGAAACTCATTCCTGCGGATACCGTGGTTATCGCTGCCGGTTATAGGCCGCCGGACCGATCCGATATACAATCCCTGACCAAAGATGCCGCCTCTGTGATCATTATGCTCGGCAATTGTGGGAGTGTGGGTGATATCATGAATGCAGTCGAGAATGGGTTCAACTTTGCAGCGAGCATATAA
- a CDS encoding MmgE/PrpD family protein: MSATKILADHVSSIRYETLSEEVVQKTKATILDTLGCAIAGFTLASDEISPLLHLIMESGGRPEATIIGSGNRTSCLNAALVNSSMTHTIDYDDTHVPSLAHFGCCTVPAAIALGEKIDAGGAEIIAAVVAGFEAASKVARSVMPSHYSYWHSTATNGVIAAAATVANLLKFNSEKTEMTLGMAADQAAGSRYCLDYGDFTKSLHPGMAAFNGMLAGLLIQRGSIGPKDFFDYDKGYCNVYSDEPHINMMTENLGSPYEIMINDIKGFPTILCSHTPVQATLKLVEENHLQASDIEKIVVKMVTLPKGQGCNYNPDTPMAARLSIPYCVALAIIDRAVQLEYFEMEKIHDPRIRELMGKITIYPDPELDTFKPDMPAVVEITDKKGRHFELKSLYPKGSVKNPMTDEEIKEKFILLASNTVSKTKANKIVSTIDTLETTRSIRSLAELF, from the coding sequence GTGAGTGCGACAAAAATATTGGCGGATCATGTTTCTTCAATTCGGTATGAGACTCTCTCCGAGGAAGTTGTGCAGAAGACCAAGGCCACCATTCTTGATACACTTGGTTGTGCAATTGCCGGTTTTACCCTGGCTTCCGATGAGATATCGCCCCTTTTACATCTGATTATGGAATCCGGCGGGCGACCGGAAGCAACAATTATCGGGTCCGGCAACCGGACATCCTGCCTCAATGCCGCGCTGGTCAACAGTTCGATGACACATACCATTGATTATGATGATACTCATGTGCCATCGCTCGCACATTTCGGATGCTGCACGGTACCCGCGGCCATTGCCCTGGGTGAAAAGATAGATGCCGGTGGCGCGGAGATCATAGCGGCTGTTGTGGCGGGTTTTGAAGCGGCGAGCAAGGTGGCACGGAGTGTCATGCCGAGCCATTATAGCTACTGGCACAGCACTGCAACAAATGGCGTCATCGCTGCAGCGGCAACTGTGGCGAATCTGTTGAAATTTAACAGCGAGAAGACGGAGATGACCCTGGGTATGGCTGCCGATCAGGCCGCAGGGAGCCGGTATTGCCTGGACTACGGAGATTTCACAAAAAGTCTGCACCCGGGGATGGCAGCCTTTAACGGCATGCTTGCCGGGCTTTTGATTCAAAGAGGGAGCATCGGGCCAAAGGATTTCTTTGACTACGATAAAGGGTATTGCAACGTGTATTCCGATGAACCGCATATTAATATGATGACGGAGAATCTGGGCTCTCCCTATGAAATCATGATCAATGACATCAAGGGATTTCCAACAATTCTGTGCAGTCACACACCGGTACAGGCAACTCTGAAATTAGTTGAGGAAAATCATCTTCAAGCGTCGGATATCGAAAAGATCGTTGTTAAAATGGTAACGCTGCCAAAGGGACAGGGATGTAATTATAATCCCGATACGCCAATGGCCGCGAGGTTGAGCATACCCTATTGCGTTGCCCTGGCCATAATTGATAGGGCGGTTCAGCTAGAGTATTTTGAGATGGAGAAAATTCATGATCCCCGGATAAGGGAACTCATGGGGAAAATAACGATTTATCCAGACCCCGAATTGGATACATTCAAACCCGATATGCCGGCTGTCGTTGAGATTACGGACAAGAAAGGAAGGCACTTCGAATTGAAGTCCTTATATCCGAAGGGCTCTGTTAAAAATCCCATGACGGATGAGGAAATAAAAGAGAAGTTTATCCTGTTGGCATCCAACACTGTCAGTAAAACCAAGGCAAACAAAATAGTCAGCACCATAGATACGCTGGAAACAACACG